One window of Alteriqipengyuania lutimaris genomic DNA carries:
- a CDS encoding tail tape measure protein, translated as MDDDLDTMLIDVRANTQDFADDIARMRRDLDTTLVSGFAQAGNVLERGLLSAIRRGSLGFEDLQASASKAIDRIASQALKLGLGQVFGNASPLGGIVGTLLSGALGLPGRATGGPVSAQRGYLVGERGPELFVPPSDGRILPVSQDGGPRRVEVSIQLAAPSGTSAPVALERSSRQIAAAVRRAMEKS; from the coding sequence ATGGATGACGACCTCGACACGATGCTGATCGACGTGCGCGCGAATACGCAGGATTTTGCCGATGACATCGCGCGGATGCGGCGCGATCTGGACACAACGCTCGTGTCCGGCTTCGCGCAGGCGGGCAATGTGCTCGAACGCGGGCTCCTCTCGGCCATCCGGCGCGGCAGCCTCGGCTTCGAGGACCTGCAGGCCTCCGCGAGCAAGGCGATCGACCGGATCGCAAGCCAGGCGCTGAAGCTCGGCCTCGGGCAGGTCTTCGGCAACGCCAGCCCGCTCGGCGGCATCGTCGGCACCTTGCTGTCCGGCGCCCTCGGCCTGCCCGGCCGCGCGACCGGCGGGCCGGTGAGCGCGCAGCGCGGCTACCTCGTCGGCGAGCGCGGGCCCGAACTCTTCGTGCCGCCGTCCGATGGCCGCATCCTGCCGGTCTCGCAGGATGGCGGGCCGCGCCGGGTCGAGGTCTCGATCCAGCTGGCCGCGCCTTCCGGGACGAGCGCCCCCGTCGCGCTCGAACGTTCCAGCCGCCAGATCGCCGCCGCGGTACGCCGCGCGATGGAGAAGAGCTGA
- a CDS encoding DUF6127 family protein, with the protein MTNDDMLARLLSQANGEGAELITLRAIAEEASELGAQRALTRIGLSDEGASGDIGELRELLQAWRDAKASAWKAAIEWLVRGMCALLLLGIAVRLGVPGVLK; encoded by the coding sequence ATGACCAATGACGACATGCTCGCCCGGTTGCTGTCGCAGGCGAATGGCGAGGGGGCCGAGCTGATCACGCTGCGCGCCATCGCCGAGGAGGCGAGCGAACTGGGTGCGCAGCGCGCGCTCACCCGCATCGGCCTGTCCGACGAGGGCGCCTCGGGCGATATCGGCGAACTGCGCGAGCTGCTGCAGGCCTGGCGCGATGCCAAGGCGAGCGCGTGGAAGGCCGCGATCGAGTGGCTGGTGCGCGGGATGTGCGCGCTGCTGCTGCTCGGCATCGCGGTAAGGCTCGGCGTGCCGGGGGTGCTCAAGTGA
- the gp17 gene encoding tail completion protein gp17, with the protein METLLRAALLDHLRADPAMAERFNIVDEAEIERASTPWLALVASASIDWSTKTHAGREVRIAFELRLHGDDPSTGAQSAERVDASILSLPPEQSGFRVASATFLRGRAERGARNTRAILREYRFRLLAI; encoded by the coding sequence ATGGAAACGCTGCTGCGCGCCGCGCTGCTCGACCACCTGCGCGCCGATCCGGCGATGGCCGAGCGCTTCAACATCGTCGACGAGGCGGAGATCGAGCGTGCCTCGACCCCGTGGCTGGCGCTGGTCGCCAGCGCCTCGATCGACTGGAGCACGAAGACCCATGCGGGGCGCGAGGTGCGTATCGCCTTCGAGCTGCGCCTGCACGGCGACGATCCGTCAACAGGGGCGCAGAGCGCCGAGCGGGTCGATGCCAGCATCCTTTCCCTGCCGCCCGAGCAGTCCGGTTTCCGCGTGGCGAGCGCGACGTTCCTGCGCGGCCGCGCCGAGCGTGGCGCGCGCAACACCCGCGCGATCCTGCGCGAATACCGCTTCCGCCTGCTGGCAATCTGA
- a CDS encoding HK97 family phage prohead protease: MRIAGYAALFDIADAARDTIRPGAFTATLARNSEPLPLYWQHDPRQRIGWVERIGEDARGLRVIARVDRPASRAAAMLAARSVTGLSFGYRARQTRHTPHGRELLAVELLEISLVTHPLQHGARVHLIA, encoded by the coding sequence CTGAGGATCGCGGGTTACGCCGCGCTGTTCGATATTGCCGATGCCGCGCGCGATACGATCCGACCGGGAGCCTTCACCGCCACGCTCGCCCGAAACAGCGAGCCCCTGCCGCTCTACTGGCAGCACGACCCGCGCCAGCGGATCGGCTGGGTCGAGCGGATCGGGGAGGACGCGCGCGGGTTGCGGGTGATCGCGCGGGTCGACCGGCCCGCCAGCCGCGCCGCCGCGATGCTCGCGGCGCGCTCCGTCACTGGGCTGAGCTTCGGATACCGCGCCCGGCAAACCCGGCACACGCCGCACGGCCGCGAATTGCTCGCGGTCGAGCTGCTCGAAATCAGCCTCGTCACCCATCCGCTGCAACACGGTGCTCGGGTGCATCTGATCGCCTGA
- a CDS encoding head-tail connector protein, translating to MTRPSLRRVLAGGDLAPALAELKHWLGITRTADDAQLTVLLGAGLEACERFTGLTPLTSTIEETRDASHEWARLTTQPIAQVAGVETLADDGTRSALGGDAYDLHLSGDGSAELRLRGGPYLRRVVVTLEAGLAPDWASLPDGLRHGILRFAAFLLRDGEQGTAEPPAAIAALWRAWRQVRLA from the coding sequence ATGACACGCCCATCCCTTCGGCGCGTTCTCGCCGGTGGCGATCTCGCGCCCGCGCTCGCCGAACTGAAGCACTGGCTCGGCATCACGCGGACCGCCGACGATGCGCAGCTGACCGTTCTGCTCGGTGCAGGGCTGGAGGCGTGCGAGCGCTTTACCGGGCTCACCCCGCTCACCTCCACCATCGAGGAAACGCGCGATGCGAGCCACGAATGGGCTCGGCTGACGACGCAGCCGATTGCGCAGGTCGCCGGCGTCGAAACGCTGGCCGACGACGGCACGCGTTCGGCGCTGGGCGGGGATGCCTACGACCTGCACCTCTCCGGCGACGGTTCGGCGGAGCTGCGCCTTCGTGGCGGGCCGTACCTGCGCCGGGTGGTCGTGACGCTCGAGGCAGGGCTCGCACCGGACTGGGCGAGCCTTCCCGACGGGCTGCGCCACGGCATCCTGCGCTTCGCCGCCTTCCTCCTCCGCGACGGCGAGCAGGGCACGGCCGAGCCGCCCGCCGCGATCGCCGCGCTGTGGCGCGCGTGGCGGCAGGTGCGCCTCGCATGA
- a CDS encoding aquaporin, with translation MTALPEPVPPAEHSLSRRLAAEGIGSFFLFVGVLGSGIMAQSLSGDNAAVALLANTIATGAILYVLIAMLGPISGAHFNPAVTLAFLMRREIAARPAVLYILVQIGIGALGAFAAHLMFDLPILQVSQKARFGVGQWAGEGIATFGLVLTILVTLRRLPGSVPASVALYITAAYWFTSSTSFANPAITIVRSLSDTFAGIDPAHVPGFIVAQLAGMLLAVLVGGWLSADPPTGEAG, from the coding sequence TTGACCGCGCTGCCCGAACCCGTGCCGCCGGCCGAGCATTCGCTCTCGCGCCGACTGGCGGCGGAGGGGATCGGGAGCTTCTTTCTGTTCGTCGGGGTGCTCGGCTCGGGGATAATGGCGCAGAGCCTGTCGGGCGATAACGCCGCGGTGGCCCTGCTGGCGAACACGATTGCGACGGGCGCGATCCTCTATGTGCTGATCGCCATGCTCGGGCCGATCTCGGGCGCGCATTTCAATCCGGCGGTGACGCTGGCCTTCCTGATGCGGCGCGAGATCGCGGCGCGTCCTGCGGTGCTCTATATCCTCGTCCAGATCGGCATCGGCGCGCTGGGGGCCTTCGCCGCGCACCTCATGTTCGACCTGCCGATCCTGCAAGTCTCGCAGAAAGCGCGCTTCGGTGTGGGCCAGTGGGCGGGCGAGGGAATCGCGACCTTCGGCCTCGTGCTGACGATCCTCGTCACGCTGCGGCGCCTGCCCGGCTCGGTCCCGGCGAGCGTCGCGCTCTATATCACCGCCGCCTACTGGTTCACCTCGAGCACCAGTTTTGCGAACCCGGCGATCACGATCGTGCGCAGCCTCAGCGATACTTTCGCCGGGATCGACCCGGCGCATGTGCCCGGATTCATCGTGGCGCAACTGGCGGGCATGCTGCTGGCGGTGTTGGTGGGCGGATGGCTGAGTGCCGACCCGCCCACA
- a CDS encoding phage major tail protein, TP901-1 family: MTGQKGSAFLLKIGDGAAPPTYETVAGLRTTQMSINGDSVVVTHKDSGGWRELLSGAGTRSVSVSAGGIFLGSAAEARVQTHALAGTIAEYELSFEDGARLRGRFLVQRLDFSGDFNGERNYTIQLESSGAVAAV; the protein is encoded by the coding sequence ATGACCGGGCAAAAAGGCTCCGCCTTCCTCCTCAAGATCGGCGATGGTGCCGCACCGCCTACCTACGAAACCGTCGCCGGGCTGCGCACCACGCAGATGTCGATCAATGGCGACAGCGTGGTCGTCACCCACAAAGACTCGGGCGGCTGGCGCGAATTGCTGTCGGGAGCGGGCACCCGCTCGGTCTCGGTCAGTGCGGGCGGCATCTTCTTGGGCTCGGCTGCGGAGGCGCGGGTGCAAACCCATGCGCTCGCCGGGACGATCGCCGAATACGAACTGTCGTTCGAGGATGGCGCGCGCCTGCGCGGCCGCTTTCTCGTCCAGCGGCTCGATTTTTCGGGCGATTTCAACGGCGAGCGCAATTACACGATCCAGCTCGAAAGCTCGGGCGCGGTGGCTGCGGTATGA
- a CDS encoding YqaA family protein, producing the protein MLRGLYEWTMQKAAHPHAQGWLALFAFVESSFFPIPPHPLLGLMCLAEPKKALRFAAIATIASVVGGLFGYLIGAVLYESIGLWLLGALGYADAFPWAACTVNENGGWAVFTTASTPIPYKLMTITAGFVSMNLATFIIASIAGRGLIFMTVGVLFRLFGAPIKLFIDKYLVPLTTLFVALVVGGFLLVTQLAHDDGESDANDPCASATLEDF; encoded by the coding sequence ATGCTGCGCGGTTTGTACGAATGGACGATGCAGAAGGCTGCGCACCCCCATGCGCAGGGGTGGCTCGCGCTGTTCGCCTTCGTCGAATCGAGCTTCTTCCCGATCCCGCCGCACCCGCTGCTCGGCCTGATGTGCCTGGCCGAACCGAAAAAGGCGCTGCGCTTCGCTGCTATCGCCACCATCGCGTCGGTCGTGGGCGGGCTGTTCGGCTATCTCATCGGTGCGGTGCTCTATGAAAGCATCGGCCTGTGGCTTCTGGGCGCGCTCGGCTATGCAGACGCCTTCCCGTGGGCGGCCTGCACGGTTAACGAGAATGGCGGCTGGGCCGTGTTCACCACGGCCAGCACGCCGATCCCCTACAAGCTGATGACGATCACGGCGGGCTTCGTTTCGATGAACCTCGCCACCTTCATCATCGCCAGCATCGCCGGGCGCGGGCTGATCTTCATGACCGTCGGCGTGCTGTTCCGGCTGTTCGGTGCGCCGATCAAGCTCTTCATCGACAAGTACCTCGTCCCGCTGACCACGCTGTTCGTGGCGCTGGTGGTCGGCGGGTTCCTGCTCGTCACGCAGCTGGCGCATGACGATGGCGAGAGCGACGCGAACGATCCGTGCGCGTCGGCCACGCTCGAAGACTTTTGA
- a CDS encoding DNA-packaging protein, with protein MKPDRLDALAKLSDAARGDWYASLTEEEADALGLRWPLWARPEQLPPTSDWHIWLICAGRGFGKTRAGAEWVRAIARSDRHARIALVGASLAEVRNVMIEGESGILAVCAPNHAPVWEPSLRRLTWPGGARGYCYSAAEPESLRGPQHSHAWCDEIAKWDNAGERATAAWDNLQMGLRLGDWPRAMATTTPRAVPLVRRLLENGETRDVAVTRGTTWDNESNLPSRFVERMRRQFGSTTLGRQELDGELLTDVEGALWSRALIEMCRTAPPLHRRGSEGGNEALARIVIGVDPPASAQGDACGIVVCGVDGEGFATVLADASVERASPETWARAVARAAERWAADRVIAEANQGGAMVESVLRAADVSLPVKLVHASRGKAARAEPVAALYEAGRVRHAGLFAKLEDQLCGLTIGGGYEGPGRSPDRADALVWALTELMLGRGGRPRVRTP; from the coding sequence ATGAAGCCTGACCGGCTCGACGCTCTCGCCAAGCTGTCGGATGCCGCGCGGGGCGACTGGTACGCCTCGCTGACCGAGGAAGAGGCCGACGCGCTCGGTCTTCGCTGGCCCCTGTGGGCGCGGCCCGAGCAATTGCCGCCAACGAGCGACTGGCACATCTGGCTGATCTGCGCCGGGCGCGGCTTCGGCAAGACGCGTGCGGGGGCCGAGTGGGTGCGGGCCATCGCGCGCAGCGATCGGCACGCGCGGATCGCGCTGGTCGGTGCCTCGCTGGCGGAGGTACGCAACGTAATGATCGAGGGGGAGAGCGGTATTCTTGCGGTGTGCGCACCGAACCATGCTCCGGTCTGGGAACCCTCTCTTCGGCGGCTTACCTGGCCCGGCGGCGCGCGCGGCTATTGCTACTCCGCCGCCGAGCCCGAAAGCCTGCGAGGGCCGCAGCACAGCCACGCGTGGTGCGACGAGATCGCCAAGTGGGACAATGCAGGCGAGCGTGCCACGGCGGCGTGGGACAACCTGCAGATGGGCCTGCGTCTGGGCGATTGGCCCCGCGCGATGGCGACGACCACGCCGCGCGCCGTGCCGCTGGTCCGGCGTCTGCTGGAAAATGGCGAGACTCGGGATGTCGCGGTGACGCGCGGCACGACCTGGGACAACGAGAGCAACCTCCCCTCCCGCTTCGTCGAGCGGATGCGGCGCCAGTTCGGCAGCACCACGCTCGGCCGGCAGGAGCTCGACGGCGAACTGCTGACCGATGTCGAAGGCGCGCTGTGGAGCCGCGCGCTGATCGAGATGTGTCGCACTGCTCCTCCCCTTCACCGGAGGGGGTCGGAGGGCGGGAACGAGGCACTCGCCCGGATCGTCATCGGCGTCGATCCGCCCGCCAGCGCCCAGGGCGACGCCTGTGGGATCGTGGTGTGCGGCGTCGATGGCGAAGGTTTCGCCACCGTCCTCGCCGACGCCAGCGTCGAGCGCGCCTCGCCCGAGACATGGGCGCGCGCCGTGGCAAGGGCCGCCGAGCGCTGGGCAGCCGACCGCGTGATTGCCGAAGCCAACCAGGGCGGCGCGATGGTCGAAAGCGTGCTGCGCGCGGCGGATGTGTCGCTCCCGGTGAAGCTGGTCCACGCCAGCCGCGGCAAGGCCGCCCGCGCCGAGCCGGTCGCCGCGCTCTACGAAGCAGGCCGCGTGCGCCACGCCGGCCTGTTCGCGAAACTGGAGGACCAGCTATGCGGGCTCACCATCGGTGGAGGCTACGAAGGCCCGGGCCGCTCGCCCGACCGCGCCGACGCGCTAGTGTGGGCGCTGACCGAATTGATGCTGGGGCGCGGGGGTAGGCCGCGGGTGCGAACTCCCTAG
- a CDS encoding phage tail assembly chaperone, translated as MNDFASGVPPLAALAAQALGWPPDAFWRATPAELATALGPATPAPEGIGRDDLERLMEREAHG; from the coding sequence ATGAACGATTTCGCCAGCGGCGTCCCGCCGCTCGCCGCGCTCGCCGCACAGGCGCTCGGCTGGCCGCCCGACGCTTTCTGGCGCGCCACTCCGGCCGAACTGGCCACCGCACTCGGCCCCGCGACCCCTGCGCCCGAAGGCATCGGCCGGGACGATCTCGAACGACTGATGGAGCGCGAAGCCCATGGATGA
- a CDS encoding SDH family Clp fold serine proteinase, with amino-acid sequence MNHASRVELYKIIEADRKSRVLALVNSERIGLQTQIAKDAVVPFVNLLDDIGPVEKLSVILDTNGGQTSAAWRLINLIHSFCEDLEVIIPTKAMSAGTLMSLGADRILMTKQAALGPIDPSLDGHALAPMTQGPTGHPLRVSVSAEAVRGYIDEVKKDITDPTGLAAVWTHLATQIHPLVLGEVFRAGTQIRLLANNLIKRQVSDEAKQEEIIQLLCSDSGSHDYTINRRQAAEIGLNIEKPSGPLYKILVEVTKSYNSELKTLEPYSPQSILAGQQSAQYELVRGLIESTEASYGFMTEGRLSVDPNGAVGTYTDQKSFEGWRRL; translated from the coding sequence TTGAATCACGCCAGCAGGGTCGAGCTTTACAAAATTATTGAAGCGGATCGGAAGAGCCGAGTGCTAGCGCTCGTAAACAGCGAGCGTATTGGCCTCCAAACCCAGATTGCCAAGGATGCAGTCGTGCCGTTCGTCAATCTTCTAGATGACATTGGACCGGTTGAGAAGCTGTCGGTCATCCTTGACACCAACGGGGGGCAGACGTCCGCCGCGTGGCGACTAATCAACTTAATCCATTCGTTCTGCGAAGACCTCGAAGTGATCATCCCCACCAAGGCGATGAGCGCGGGGACCTTGATGTCTCTCGGCGCTGATCGGATTTTGATGACAAAACAAGCCGCGCTTGGTCCAATCGATCCCAGTCTTGATGGGCACGCTTTGGCCCCGATGACACAAGGCCCGACTGGCCATCCACTGAGGGTGTCAGTGAGCGCCGAAGCAGTCAGAGGATACATCGATGAGGTCAAAAAAGACATCACAGATCCCACTGGCCTCGCGGCGGTTTGGACCCATCTGGCCACGCAAATTCACCCACTCGTTTTGGGAGAGGTGTTCCGGGCAGGAACTCAGATTAGGCTACTGGCTAACAATCTGATCAAACGGCAAGTGAGTGACGAAGCTAAGCAAGAAGAGATCATTCAGCTTCTTTGCTCGGACTCGGGCAGCCATGACTACACGATCAATCGTCGACAAGCCGCAGAAATCGGACTCAACATCGAAAAGCCAAGCGGTCCCCTCTATAAGATTCTGGTTGAGGTAACGAAATCTTATAATTCGGAGCTCAAAACGCTTGAGCCATATTCGCCACAGTCGATCTTGGCTGGGCAGCAGTCCGCTCAGTATGAGCTTGTGCGCGGGCTTATTGAGAGTACAGAGGCGAGCTATGGGTTTATGACGGAAGGGAGGCTGTCAGTGGATCCCAATGGTGCCGTCGGAACCTACACCGACCAGAAATCATTTGAGGGATGGAGAAGGCTATGA
- a CDS encoding gene transfer agent family protein has protein sequence MSANQLRGEASIRIAGEVRTLRPSFTALVAAEEELGALFALVERAGGGELRLTEIAALFWHCLEDRAGLTREAVGEAILAGGLAAATKPLRALLGAILQGR, from the coding sequence ATGAGCGCGAACCAGTTACGCGGCGAGGCCTCGATCCGCATCGCGGGCGAAGTCCGCACGCTGCGCCCCAGCTTCACCGCGCTGGTCGCGGCGGAGGAAGAGCTCGGCGCGCTGTTCGCGCTGGTCGAGCGGGCGGGCGGCGGCGAACTGCGCCTGACCGAAATCGCGGCGCTGTTCTGGCATTGCCTCGAGGATCGCGCAGGCCTGACGCGCGAAGCGGTGGGCGAGGCGATCCTCGCCGGCGGTCTCGCCGCCGCCACGAAGCCGCTGCGCGCACTGCTCGGCGCGATCCTGCAGGGTCGCTGA
- a CDS encoding phage major capsid protein: MDIQTPIIDTAPATPADPLDASFDIVARQDALEENVATIRSDLDEVKARVDKIGRAAQRPALAATDSAPAEVKGFVDGYLRRGATHEIKSLSGTVPADGGYAVPRQIDAMIARALTDISPIRAIAQVVQTGSAGYRKLIATGGTASGWASETGSRDKTDTPTFAEIAPPTGDLYANPAASQAMLDDAAFDLEAWLASEIAMEFARAEGAAFVKGTGINQPKGFLTATTSTLGDDSRAFGSLQYIGTGAAGGLGSDPDLTLIDLVHSLKAGHRQGASFVMNSATLAEVRKLKTVDGAFLWQPGLVEGQPDRLLGYPVVEAEDMPDIAAGEYPIAFGNFRHGYLIAERSATQVLRDPFTNKPFVHFYATKRVGGQVLDSAAIKLLRIEA; encoded by the coding sequence ATGGATATCCAGACCCCCATTATCGACACCGCCCCCGCCACGCCCGCCGACCCGCTCGACGCCAGCTTCGACATCGTTGCCCGGCAGGACGCGCTGGAAGAGAACGTCGCGACGATCCGCTCAGATCTCGACGAGGTGAAGGCGCGCGTGGACAAAATCGGCCGCGCGGCGCAGCGCCCGGCGCTTGCCGCCACCGACAGCGCGCCTGCCGAGGTGAAGGGCTTCGTCGACGGCTACCTGCGGCGCGGTGCCACGCACGAGATCAAGTCGCTCTCCGGCACGGTGCCTGCGGACGGCGGCTATGCCGTGCCGCGGCAGATCGATGCGATGATCGCCCGCGCGCTCACCGATATCAGCCCGATCCGCGCCATTGCGCAGGTCGTACAAACGGGCAGCGCGGGCTATCGCAAGTTGATCGCCACCGGCGGCACCGCCAGCGGCTGGGCGAGCGAGACGGGATCGCGCGACAAGACCGACACGCCGACCTTTGCCGAGATCGCGCCGCCGACGGGCGATCTCTACGCCAATCCGGCGGCATCGCAGGCCATGCTCGACGATGCGGCCTTCGATCTCGAAGCCTGGCTCGCTAGCGAGATCGCAATGGAGTTCGCGCGCGCCGAAGGGGCCGCCTTCGTCAAGGGCACGGGCATCAACCAGCCCAAGGGCTTCCTCACCGCGACCACTTCGACGCTCGGCGATGACAGCCGCGCCTTCGGATCGCTGCAATATATCGGGACCGGCGCTGCGGGCGGGTTGGGGAGCGATCCGGACCTGACGCTGATCGACCTGGTCCATTCGCTCAAGGCCGGGCACCGGCAGGGCGCGAGCTTCGTGATGAATTCGGCGACGCTGGCCGAGGTGCGCAAGCTCAAGACCGTCGACGGCGCATTCCTGTGGCAGCCCGGCCTGGTCGAGGGACAGCCCGATCGGCTGCTGGGCTATCCGGTGGTCGAGGCCGAGGACATGCCCGATATCGCGGCGGGCGAATATCCGATCGCCTTCGGCAATTTCCGCCACGGCTACCTGATCGCCGAACGCTCGGCCACGCAGGTGCTGCGCGATCCGTTCACCAACAAGCCGTTCGTCCACTTCTACGCGACCAAGCGCGTGGGCGGGCAGGTGCTCGACAGCGCGGCGATCAAGCTGCTGCGGATCGAGGCCTGA
- a CDS encoding phage portal protein produces MSFLTSITSAFKGGGSARVPIARGFASPWASAFEMRGASAPPFDYATSLEAGYASNPVAQRAVRIVAEGVGAAPVSTDSEDLLALVTAPSAGQSLVETIAAHLLLHGNAFVQVLKDAGGRPVELFALRPERVTIRPRADGWPESFAYHLGAQTHVIPLEDEDGWPGLIHLKCLNPGDDHYGAGALSAAAQAIAIHNAASRWNHALLENAARPSGALVYAPSDGQGLSADQFERLKAELASAFQGNGNAGRPMLLEGGLSWQSMALSPADMDFATLKAAAARDIALAFGVPPMLLGLPGDNTYSNYREANRALWRLTLLPLADKIFSGLAAGMGPWFDGAAISVDLDRVPALSEDRERLWKQVSEATFLTDEERRAMLGLAPVETNP; encoded by the coding sequence ATGTCCTTCCTCACCTCCATCACCTCCGCCTTCAAGGGCGGGGGGAGCGCCCGTGTGCCTATCGCGCGCGGGTTTGCCTCGCCTTGGGCCAGCGCGTTCGAAATGCGCGGGGCGTCTGCTCCGCCGTTCGATTATGCGACCAGTCTCGAGGCCGGGTACGCGTCCAACCCGGTCGCGCAGCGGGCGGTGCGGATCGTGGCCGAGGGGGTGGGGGCCGCGCCCGTCTCCACCGATTCCGAAGACCTGCTCGCGCTCGTCACCGCGCCCTCCGCAGGCCAATCGCTGGTCGAGACCATCGCGGCGCACCTGCTGCTGCACGGCAATGCCTTCGTGCAGGTGCTCAAGGACGCGGGCGGCAGGCCGGTCGAGCTGTTCGCGCTGCGGCCCGAGCGGGTGACGATCCGCCCTCGCGCCGACGGCTGGCCGGAGAGCTTCGCCTATCATCTCGGCGCGCAAACGCATGTGATCCCGCTGGAAGACGAGGATGGCTGGCCCGGGCTGATCCATCTCAAATGCCTCAACCCCGGCGACGATCACTACGGCGCGGGGGCCTTGAGCGCCGCCGCGCAGGCCATCGCCATCCACAACGCGGCCAGCCGCTGGAACCACGCCCTGCTGGAGAATGCCGCGCGGCCCTCGGGCGCGCTGGTCTATGCGCCCAGCGACGGGCAGGGGCTGAGCGCCGACCAGTTCGAACGGCTCAAGGCCGAGCTCGCCAGCGCCTTCCAGGGCAATGGCAATGCGGGGCGGCCGATGCTGCTCGAAGGGGGGCTGAGCTGGCAGAGCATGGCCCTGAGCCCCGCCGACATGGATTTCGCGACGCTCAAGGCCGCCGCGGCGCGCGACATCGCGCTCGCCTTCGGGGTGCCGCCGATGCTGCTCGGCCTGCCGGGCGACAACACCTATTCGAACTATCGCGAGGCCAACCGCGCGCTGTGGCGCCTCACGCTGCTGCCACTGGCGGACAAGATCTTCTCCGGGCTCGCCGCCGGGATGGGACCGTGGTTCGACGGGGCCGCGATCTCGGTCGATCTCGACCGGGTGCCAGCGCTCTCCGAAGACCGCGAGCGGCTGTGGAAGCAGGTGAGCGAGGCGACCTTCCTGACCGACGAAGAGCGCCGTGCGATGCTCGGCCTCGCCCCCGTGGAGACGAACCCATGA